From the Danio aesculapii chromosome 9, fDanAes4.1, whole genome shotgun sequence genome, one window contains:
- the lamp1b gene encoding lysosome-associated membrane glycoprotein 1b — protein sequence MISIIPKQNMSAGAIFSLLLALTIHQTLTTNVPTTAATPETSSPPASPVTPGPPERGNYNVTNANDTVCLLARMALQLNISFISSSKGKPVQEVLNLHPNLVKVSGSCESDRASLILTEDNITLTFGFSLNSTSNKYHLSGLELSAALPDMTKGLVIKNNTLNYMVGTLGHSYMCQKEKTLSVTQDFSLNTFQLQVQPFGVKGDFGAAEECELDEDDMLIPIIVGAALAVLVLIVILAYLIGRNRSHAGYQTI from the exons ATGATCTCTATCATCCCCAAACAAAACATGTCAGCCGGAGCAATTTTTAGCCTGCTGTTAG CTTTAACCATACATCAGACTTTGACCACCAATGTTCCGACCACTGCGGCCACCCCTGAAACCAGCTCTCCTCCAGCCTCTCCTGTCACCCCCGGACCCCCAGAGCGGGGCAACTACAATGTCACCAATGCCAATGATACTGTCTGTCTCCTGGCACGCATGGCCCTGCAACTTAACATAAGCTTCATCTCAAGCTCTAAGGGCAAG CCTGTCCAGGAGGTCTTGAACTTGCATCCAAACCTGGTTAAAGTCTCTGGATCCTGTGAGTCGGACCGTGCATCTCTGATTCTCACAGAGGACAACATTACCCTGACCTTTGGCTTCTCTTTA aACTCCACATCAAACAAGTATCATCTTAGTGGTTTGGAACTGTCAGCTGCATTGCCTGATATGACTA AAGGTCTTGTGATTAAAAACAACACGCTGAACTACATGGTGGGAACGCTGGGCCACTCTTACATGTGTCAGAAGGAAAAGACCTTGAGCGTCACACAAGATTTCTCCCTCAACACCTTCCAGCTTCAAGTGCAACCTTTCGGTGTCAAGGGAGATTTTGGAGCAG CTGAGGAGTGTGAGCTGGACGAGGACGATATGTTGATCCCCATCATTGTAGGTGCTGCATTGGCTGTTCTAGTGCTCATAGTGATCCTGGCGTACCTGATCGGCAGAAACAGGAGTCACGCCGGCTACCAGACCATCTAA
- the grtp1b gene encoding growth hormone-regulated TBC protein 1b, whose amino-acid sequence MENHSEQSTECPATSDNSDCQRVDQYGFKRSDFNYESYEELMSDYLAVVTRRSEKWSKLLQGTGKMEKNLKVKRYVRKGIPCEHRTEIWMAFSGAQDQLERNPGYYQSLLKTEQHDPKIEEVIHADMHRTFPDNIQFHDSSQSCLQKALFNVLLAYGHHNKDVGYCQGMNFIAGYLLIITKDEEKSFWLMDALIGRILPDYYTQTMLGLKVDQEVLGELVKSKAPSVWQTMIRHDVMWTLVVSRWFICLYVDILPVETVLRIWDCLFYEGSKILFRVALTLIRHNQILISQAKSLPEICEGFKQITRGEYVENCHSFMQKIFMEPGGLSTATITKLRKMCRNNITSESQ is encoded by the exons ATGGAGAATCACTCTGAACAAAGCACGGAATGTCCCGCTACTTCAGACAACAGCGACTGTCAGAG GGTTGACCAATATGGATTTAAGAGATCTGATTTCAACTACGAATCCTATGAGGAGCTGATGTCTGACTATTTAGCTGTTGTCACTAGAAGGTCCGAAAAGTGGTCAAAGCTTTTGCAGGGCACTGGAAAAATGGAGAAGAATCTGAAAG TGAAGCGATATGTGAGGAAAGGGATTCCGTGTGAACACCGCACCGAAATCTGGATGGCGTTCAGTGGAGCCCAAGACCAGTTGGAAAGGAATCCTGGCTACTATCAGTCTCTATTAAAGACAGAGCAGCATGACCCTAAAATAGAAGAGGTCATCCATGCTG ATATGCACAGAACCTTCCCTGACAACATTCAGTTTCATGACTCCTCCCAGTCATGTTTACAGAAAGCCTTGTTTAATGTACTTCTGGCTTACGGACACCACAATAAGGATGTTGGTTACTGTCAG GGAATGAACTTTATTGCCGGCTACCTCCTCATCATTACCAAAGATGAAGAGAAGTCATTTTGGTTAATGGATGCTTTAATCGGCAGGATCTTACCAG ATTATTACACACAAACAATGTTGGGGCTTAAAGTGGATCAAGAGGTGCTTGGTGAGCTTGTCAAAAGCAAGGCTCCTTCTGTTTGGCAGACCATGATTCGGCATGATGTAATGTGGACCCTGGTGGTCTCGCGCTGGTTCATCTGCCTATATGTTGACATCCTTCCTGTAGAG ACGGTACTAAGAATATGGGACTGTCTGTTCTATGAGGGATCCAAGATTCTGTTCCGTGTGGCTTTGACTCTGATTCGACACAATCAGATCCTCATCTCACAGGCAAAGAGTCTACCAGAAATCTGTGAAGGCTTTAAACAGATCACTCGTGGAGAGTATGTAGAGAACTGCCACTCATTCATGCAG AAAATCTTTATGGAGCCAGGAGGTCTCTCTACAGCAACAATCACCAAACTCAGGAAGATGTGTAGAAATAACATTACTTCTGAGAGCCAATAA